The genomic interval TTTTACGGGGGAGTTCAGATATGGCCAATCGAACTTCAATGTTGTCTAAACATGGCTAGCTGAATACATCCTCTCATGCCCTTGTACTTTACTAAAGGTCGTTGTTTCAGATACTAACACCATTCAAATACTCAGTTCACGTACTCAAAACTCTGCAAGTTCACACAAACCAAAACCATTAAATCTTGTTAACTTCAATTTGGCACGATAAGACTTAGGTCCTTACTTGGAGATAGGGACTCCCATGGTGTTATGCTGTTTCTTGAATAAAGATGGGTAACAGTGTAATCATAGCATAGTTTTACTGCAGTTactgaaattaaatatgttttacaCCTAATTTTTAAGAGCCATTTTTCTTATTAGTGGTATAAGGATGGAAGAGGGGAGCGAAATGAGGGGAAAATATGTGGCTGATATTTCCTCCATAAGAGAAGCTCAAGAACGCATCAAGTCATTCATACACAAAACTCCAGTCCTCTCATCCGAAACTCTGAATGCCGTTGCGGGGAGGAGGTTGTTCTTTAAATGTGAATTTTTCCAAAAGGGGTGAGATACGAAAAGTTGTGAATGGTTAAAAGTATTATACTTATTCTATTTAATATTTGATCTCTTTTTGTTCTCATGCTATTTATCACTCTAATAACTAAAATCCGTACCCTTTTTTCTTGTGGCTATTTAGTGGAGCTTTCAAATTCAGAGGTGCTTGCAATGCTGTTCTTTCTCTAGATAATGATCAAGCTGCTAAAGGCGTTGTAACACACAGCAGGTTCTATTTAACCTCAGTTAATTTCTTTGACCTGCTTGTCTGAATATCCCCTGATCGTGCCCTCCAAATTTAGTGGTAACCATGCTGCAGCATTGTCCTTAGCTGCAAAACTACGGGGAATTCCTGCTTATATTGTTATTCCGGAAAGTGCTCCAAAATGCAAAGTTGAGAATGTCGTGCGTTACGGTGGTCAGGTTATCTGGAGTGAGGCCACAATGCAGTCAAGGGAGAGTGTCGCAAGCAAGGTATTGCAAGAAACTGGTGCAGTTCTTGTCCATCCATATAATGATGGGCGCATTATAAGGTACATGGCTGACTCTTAACTTTCTAACTAGAgatgtttgaaattttgttctTAGTTGAGGAAAGGGTAAAAGCTCTTTTGAAGAGCAATACGTTTGTTCTGCACAAGTGGTGCTGCAGAACTCAGCATGGTTTCCATTGTTTATGCAAACCCTAGTTGTTTACAGTTTACAGTACGGAGCATGAATAGGTTACTCTCAGTGAGAGAAAGTGTGGCAGTCAAGAATGGCCACGCTGAAAATCATACAAGATTTTTCTGGCCAATGATACTCTTGCCTAGCTTTTTCCCTCTGATCATCATGCAGCACTAACCCTATactgaaaaaatttagaaatggaatccttatatacttttttttttccacaaaaataGCCAGTGCATTTAGTTTTATGAGAAGAAACTGTGATCATTACTGACTTCAACATCTgtattctttttctatttctttgtttattttctctttgctaAAATCTCCAGTGTCTAAAGAAATAGACTATTTGTGTGCCTGAAGGAAATGGAACTTCTAAATGCAGTGTGACATATCTAATTGTTCTTGCAGCGGGCAGGGTACCATATCATTAGAGCTTCTGGAGCAAGCCCCGGAAATCGACACTCTCATCGTTCCAATAAGTGGTTTGTATTTATAGTTTTGGTGCCAAAATtgccattttcataatttctgtTCTCGCATAATCTCTTTGGTTGAGTTCTTTTTGTGCTGATTTTTCTAAGTTGCACAAAAAAATGTAGGAGGTGGTCTGATATCAGGGGTGGCATTGGCTGCCAAGTCTATCAATCCCGCCATTCGAGTTTTTGCTGCTGAACCTAGTGGAGCTAATGATGCAGCTCAATCTAAAGAAGCAGGTAGAATAATCACGTTGCCTGAGACCAACACCATAGCTGATGGACTTCGAGCTTTTCTTGGAGATCTTACCTGGTAAAAAGAAATCTCATGTTACCAAAATGATGCGTTAAAAGACAGTTTCAGATTGCTATTAAGATAACCCTCACCTTCTCTGATGTGAAACTTGCTTTCAGGCATCGTATAGTTTCAGTTTTTGCAACTAATTTACCTTAGATAACTGAGACTCTAAATTGTATTGTTCAGGCCCATAGTGCGAGATCTTGTTGATGACGTCATAACTGTGGAGGACAAGGAGATAATCGAAGCCATGAAACTCTGTTACGAGATTTTGAAGGTTGCAGTAGAACCTAGTGGAGCAATCGGCCTTGCTGCTGTTTTATCTgataatttcaagaaaaatcgtGCTTGGAAGAATTGCAATAACATAGGAATTGTACTTTCGGGAGGTAATGTTGATCTAGGCAAGCTATGGGATTCATTTAAACAATGAAAGTCAGCAACCAGCTCTTGTTTGAGCGCCAGCTATCCTGTGCCCAATGAACTGATATTTACCCTACttgatgatgtaatgagattattttgaGTATTATATACTTTTTTGGCAAAGAATAACCTCATCCTTTGCTGTTATAATCATACTTTGCTTTCATTTTTCATGCCGACACGGCTTGATGAGCTCAAGTGTTTACATTGATGATGCATGTGATACAATAGACGATCTCTCTTTAATCGAGTCAGCAACTGAAAGAAATCGTTAATGCATTCCAGTAGGATTCTTTTACtactaaaaggaaaaagagaggacaaaaatgaaattgaaggGGAATTTGAGGCGTTAAGACAGTCACTTTTCCAAAGGATACATTTCACGAACCCAAAGAGTGCAAActtaaacaataaaagaagGCACTTGACCTTGACATTTCCCTAAGCCCCATTGGGTGGTTTATACCTGTACCCAATGTGATGCATGAGCATTGAAATCAACCGAAGCTAATCCCTGTTAGTACGAGTCCGGAATGGAATGATTGCGTTGGCCCAACCAGGAAAGGAAGTTTTCTATTGATTTCTCACCTGCGTGGAATGTCAACTCTATTTTGGCACTGGCAATGATTGAAATTTGGTTTTCATCACAAAGTTCGAACTGGTTATTATCTTACCGAATACATGCATCATtcaaattgatcattttttatacaactcaatcatttaaaattaagtGACAAGTCAACTGGCCCAAACAATAATAGCAAGCGATCTACAGTTGGGGCCcaatgagtaatgctaaattCCAAGATGGTAAAGAGGTAACACATGAAGGTTGTCATCAAAAGGGAGCCTCATAACCCTGGTTAAAGCACGGCACCTGAAACAATAAGTGAGAACTGTGCAATTTTTGTGACATATTCTGAAAAGCAGACAGCTAATATATGAAGCCAGTAATCCAAAGTTTGATCTGTCAATTGTGGAGAGAACACCAAAAAATAAGGGACGCACACCCAAACACAGGCAATGCGGCATTGCATTAGTAAACTCCCAAGTTTTAGAAATACTCCATGGCACAACAACACAAACACAGACAGAAACTATAACCATAGTAAATTCATCTACCATCCTACGCAGAAAAGCAACAGAACTTATTTTAAGCCTCTTCCTCGTATCCTTCCTCCTCCTCATACTCATCTTCCTCATCTGCAGTTGCATCCTGATACTGCTGGTACTCAGCAACAAGGTCATTCATGTTGCTCTCGGCCTCTGTGAACTCCATCTCATCCATACCCTCCCCAGTGTACCAGTGCAAGAAGGCCTTCCTGCGGAACATAGCTGTGAACTGCTCACTAACCCTTCTAAACATCTCTTGAATTGATGTGGAGTTCCCAATAAATGTGGAAGCCATCTTCAGGCCAGTGGGAGGAATGTCGCAAACTGTGGACTTCACATTATTGGGAATCCACTCTACAAAGTAGGACGAATTCTTGTTCTGCACATTTATCATCTGCTCGTCAACCTCCTTTGTGCTCATCTTGCCACGAAACATGGCTGATGCTGTTAGGTACCGGCCATGTCGAGGGTCAGCAGCACACATCATATTCTTAGAATCCCACATTTGCTGAGTAAGTTCAGGGACAGTGAGAGCCCGGTATTGCTGGGAACCTCGAGACGTGAGGGGTGCAAAGCCAACCATAAAGAAGTGAAGCCGTGGGAATGGAATTAAGTTTACTGCTAACTTGCGAAGGTCGGAGTTCAGCTGACCAGGAAAACGAAGGCAGCATGTGACACCACTCATAGTAGCAGAAATGAGGTGGTTCAAATCCCCAACTAATCACcaaaaaacaaacgaaaaagTTGGTGGTTAGATCCcaggaaaaacaaaagcaagaaaTTAGCTGGGTCATCTTGCATTTCTTGCATCAAAATGGAAAACTCATAATATAAGATCCTATTTTGCATTCACATAAGTTTGAACAAGTTGTTATGTGCGTGTCCATGCATGGACAAGGGCGAACACGAGACAGTCCAACTACTATttaacaaacaatattaaacTACACAGAAAAGGATGCAAGCAGATATAAACCCTGTGCAGGAAAACTCAAAGTTTACCATCCCAAGAATGCTAAAATAAGGACAAAACAAATGCAATAAACACAGAAACTTATGCCGGAAAGTTCTAGGAAGCAAGACtccatgtaataaaaaaaacttttacttTGTGCACGggtataaagaaaaaacaacctCGATCAGGTGACTCACCGTTCAGCCAAAACCAACTAAACAtccaacaataaatattatgttgcATTTGTAACATATAAATGAAGGCTGTTGTATAGCAGTGCTAtgtttaaagaagaaaatatccTCGACTAGCAGCTGTGAATGCCCCCAAATCCAGAAATAGAGAATTTTGTACTCTATAAACTAGCACAGGATTTGGGTGTTTATGAAAATCTTAAACTCCAGTGAATCACCCCAAATTATATCTAATTCTACCCACCCCAAAATCCTCCATTCAACCCAACACCAAAAGGTTAACACCAATAATTGCTTATCTACAGTTTGGTCATAAACAAGACCAAccaagaaaatgttgaatcaatTAACATTTTGGGAATCAAAGTAAAAATGTTGATTGACAAATGAAAAGAATCAGGCCAGAGAGACTAACAGCTGGGGGTGGTGAGCTTGAGAGTGCGGAAGCATATATCGTAGAGAGCCTCGTTGTCGAGGACCATGCACTCGTCGGCGTTTTCGACGAGCTGGTGGACGGAGAGGGTGGCGTTGTAGGGCTCCACCACTGTGTCGGACACCTTTGGGGACGGGAACACCGAGAAAGTGAGCATCATTCGATCCGGGTATTCCTCCCGAATCTTCGATATCAATAGGGTCCCCATTCCGGACCCGGTCCCACCCCCGAGTGAATGGCATACCTGAAACCCTGTAAATCAAACCCTAATGACTTCTCGGATAGAAAATACAGAGAGA from Juglans regia cultivar Chandler chromosome 2, Walnut 2.0, whole genome shotgun sequence carries:
- the LOC109014449 gene encoding serine racemase, whose protein sequence is MEEGSEMRGKYVADISSIREAQERIKSFIHKTPVLSSETLNAVAGRRLFFKCEFFQKGGAFKFRGACNAVLSLDNDQAAKGVVTHSSGNHAAALSLAAKLRGIPAYIVIPESAPKCKVENVVRYGGQVIWSEATMQSRESVASKVLQETGAVLVHPYNDGRIISGQGTISLELLEQAPEIDTLIVPISGGGLISGVALAAKSINPAIRVFAAEPSGANDAAQSKEAGRIITLPETNTIADGLRAFLGDLTWPIVRDLVDDVITVEDKEIIEAMKLCYEILKVAVEPSGAIGLAAVLSDNFKKNRAWKNCNNIGIVLSGGNVDLGKLWDSFKQ
- the LOC109014450 gene encoding tubulin beta-9 chain is translated as MREILHIQGGQCGNQIGAKFWEVVCAEHGIDSTGHYNGDMDLQLERVNVYYNEASCGRFVPRAVLMDLEPGTMDSVRSGPYGQIFRPDNFVFGQSGAGNNWAKGHYTEGAELIDSVLDVVRKEAENCDCLQGFQVCHSLGGGTGSGMGTLLISKIREEYPDRMMLTFSVFPSPKVSDTVVEPYNATLSVHQLVENADECMVLDNEALYDICFRTLKLTTPSFGDLNHLISATMSGVTCCLRFPGQLNSDLRKLAVNLIPFPRLHFFMVGFAPLTSRGSQQYRALTVPELTQQMWDSKNMMCAADPRHGRYLTASAMFRGKMSTKEVDEQMINVQNKNSSYFVEWIPNNVKSTVCDIPPTGLKMASTFIGNSTSIQEMFRRVSEQFTAMFRRKAFLHWYTGEGMDEMEFTEAESNMNDLVAEYQQYQDATADEEDEYEEEEGYEEEA